CTTTAGGCAGGTTTTCGCTGGCATCTCCCTGAAAAACAGTGACATAGAGTTTGTTTTTCGGGATTTTGTATATCTCCGTCAGCAACTCCCAGCTCCAGGCAATGGCTTCTTTTTTAAAATAATCGCCAAAGCTCCAGTTGCCGAGCATTTCAAACATAGTATGATGATAAGTATCAATACCTACTTCTTCCAGGTCGTTGTGCTTGCCGCTTACCCGCAGGCATTTTTGCGTATCCGCCACCCTGGTATGGGGAGGAACGCGGTTGCCCAGGAAATAATCCTTGAACTGGTTCATACCCGCATTGGTGAACATCAGGGTAGGGTCGTTTTTTATAACGATGGGGGCAGATGGGACAATCTGGTGGCCTTTAGACGCAAAAAAGTCCAGGAATTGCTGTCTTATTTCAGATGCTGTCATAAATATTGATGCGAATTAATATGTATTTTTTATCTTATAATGGCGTTTCGACCAACTTCCGGCTTGCTACTGTGTTTCAAGCCCTTATAAAAGTAGTTAGAAAATTGACATTCAAAAGGTTGACGTTTTAATCTAATTACAGTAGGTTTGTGCGCCTTATTTTCCCGCCGTGTTAAGGGGAGTGCAAAAATATCGAAACCTGTATGATTATGCAAAACAGGTTGTGTTTACCCGGCAAAATAGTTCTGTGGGAAAAAATGCCAGCCGAAAGCATCCATAAGTTTGCCCTCATGAAAATAAAATAGCTGTCATAGCGTTCACTGCACTATGACGTGCTTAAAGAAAGTATACCCTGGTGCATGAAGAAGGTTAAATATTTTTACAACACTCAAACTTTAAAATACGAGAAGCTCGTTGTATCTCTAAGGGTAAAGATCCTGCGGATACTCGGATTTGTGTCCGCCGCTATTGTAACGGGAGCTATTTTCCTTTCTGTGGCGTACCGCGTAGTGGATTCCCCGAAAGAAAAATCCTTACGCCGGGATCTGGAAGGCATGAAGGAAAAATATGATGCGTTACAGGGGCGGATGAAAGAGGTGAAAGGTAAACTCGCCGAGCTGGAAGACCGGGACAATGAAATTTACCGTGTCATATTTGAGGCGTCCCCTATTCCGGACAGTGCCCGCATGGGAAAGATCAAACGGGATGAAGAAGCAGCCCAGCTGCAGTCTTTCGCCAGCGCCGACATTATAGCTTCAACGTCCGTTTTACTGAAAGAACTGACTAACCGTATTAAGGCGCAGGAGAGTTCCTACGAGGAAATTGACAAGATGGTAAAGAACAAGCAGCAGATGCTGGCTTCTATCCCCGCCATACAGCCTGTGTCTAACAAAGACCTGAAACACATTGCCTCCGGTTTCGGATACCGTATAGATCCTATCTATAAAACCATGAAATATCATGCAGGACTCGATTTTGC
The genomic region above belongs to Chitinophaga sp. 180180018-3 and contains:
- a CDS encoding peptidoglycan DD-metalloendopeptidase family protein; protein product: MKKVKYFYNTQTLKYEKLVVSLRVKILRILGFVSAAIVTGAIFLSVAYRVVDSPKEKSLRRDLEGMKEKYDALQGRMKEVKGKLAELEDRDNEIYRVIFEASPIPDSARMGKIKRDEEAAQLQSFASADIIASTSVLLKELTNRIKAQESSYEEIDKMVKNKQQMLASIPAIQPVSNKDLKHIASGFGYRIDPIYKTMKYHAGLDFAAPSGTPIYATGDGTVEEASLSDVGYGNHVIIRHGYGYKTLYGHMLRMKVRAGQTVKRGDVLGWVGSTGKSTGPHCHYEVIKNGDKVDPVYFFFNDLTPEQFDRMLKMARSGNQSFD